One Acetoanaerobium noterae genomic region harbors:
- a CDS encoding Fic family protein: MKEFNYREMNKELMVPEIMNLVSKIHEFKGKQELLMRAKPDILKAMLEVAKIQSTGASNRIEGIFTSDSRLEELVSKKAEPINRDEEEIAGYREVLNTIHENYDYITLKSSVILQLHRDLYSFHPLSNGGRYKNQDNIIEEVDEKGIRRIRFKPLSAFETPEAVEKLCSAYNESINDGRIDPLILISKFVLDFLSIHPFNDGNGRMSRLITLLLLYQQGYIVGKYVSVEMLIESTKESYYETLQESSIGWHENENNYLPFVKYYLSILLKAYRDFSDRVETVAVDKMGKSERVKDIFDKKVHKLSKREIADIYPDISVTTIEKALSDLLKEGYIKKVGSGRGTAYIKINRDGSFW; the protein is encoded by the coding sequence GTGAAAGAGTTTAATTACAGAGAAATGAATAAGGAATTAATGGTTCCTGAGATCATGAATTTAGTGTCGAAAATCCATGAATTTAAAGGTAAACAAGAACTGCTCATGAGGGCAAAACCGGATATACTCAAGGCCATGCTGGAGGTAGCAAAGATTCAAAGTACCGGTGCGTCCAATAGAATTGAAGGGATATTTACTTCGGACTCCAGGCTTGAAGAACTGGTTTCAAAAAAAGCAGAACCGATTAATAGAGATGAAGAGGAGATTGCAGGCTACAGGGAAGTTCTTAATACAATACATGAAAATTACGATTATATAACATTAAAGTCAAGTGTAATTTTACAATTACACAGAGACCTTTATAGTTTTCATCCATTGAGCAATGGGGGACGATATAAAAATCAAGACAATATTATTGAAGAAGTTGATGAAAAGGGAATTCGCAGAATTCGGTTTAAACCATTATCTGCTTTTGAGACGCCAGAAGCAGTAGAGAAATTATGCAGTGCTTATAATGAGTCTATTAATGATGGAAGAATTGACCCATTAATTTTAATTTCAAAGTTTGTATTAGATTTTCTAAGTATTCATCCCTTTAATGATGGTAATGGAAGAATGAGCAGACTCATAACACTTTTACTTTTATACCAGCAAGGCTATATTGTAGGAAAGTATGTCAGTGTAGAGATGTTAATTGAAAGCACCAAGGAAAGTTATTATGAAACCCTTCAAGAAAGTTCAATAGGCTGGCATGAAAATGAGAACAATTATCTACCTTTTGTAAAGTACTACTTAAGTATTTTATTGAAGGCCTATAGGGACTTCTCTGATAGGGTAGAAACCGTAGCTGTAGATAAAATGGGTAAATCAGAAAGAGTGAAAGATATTTTTGATAAGAAGGTTCATAAACTTTCAAAGAGAGAGATTGCAGACATTTATCCGGATATCAGTGTCACAACCATTGAAAAAGCACTTTCGGATTTACTGAAAGAGGGATACATCAAAAAGGTTGGATCTGGTAGAGGAA